A single region of the Massilia sp. erpn genome encodes:
- a CDS encoding S9 family peptidase — translation MKASTLAPALASACAIMAAPALALDAPVAAKRAWQETRHGEVVTDDYYWLREKSTPAVIDYLKAENAYTEAMTANLKPLADKVFAEMKGRMQEAEQSAPLRSKGYYYYSRIEAGQQYRSNYRRRAGADHAYDPKAPEELLLDNNKLAKGKKFFAVEGFAVSPDSRLLAYTTDTTGFRQYQLHIKDLKTGKLLSTTMPRVTSLAWASDNKTLFVVQEDATTKRSDRLFRLPLGGKPTQLRHEADELYNIGIETSSDGKYLLLGAHSTDTNETRLLPADQPKGEFKVLLPREKGHRYFADMRDGQAYLMTNKEAKNFRIVSAPLATPQPQHWTEVVAHDKDVLLQGFSLYQNFLVVQEKSRALPRTRIYDFAARDWKTVQFPDEVYAAATLGSAPGSVPPDFNSRELVLRYESPVAPPTLLGIDMASGQRREIWRKVVPGYEAGKYETRMLWATARDGVQVPLWTLAKKGVARDGKAPLLLYAYGSYGMGMNATFSARNLSLVDRGAVYVMAYIRGGNELGEAWHDDGMLMKKKNTFTDFIDVADYLVKEKWTSPDRLIAEGGSAGGLLMGAVTNMRPELFRGVHAAVPFVDVMNTMMDASLPLTTGEYLEWGNPNEKAAYDYMRSYSPYDNIERKAYPAMLVTTGLNDSQVMYWEPAKYVAKLRAHKTDQQPLLLKVNMGAGHGGASGRYDALHEQAFQRAWMLSLWGITE, via the coding sequence GTGAAAGCAAGTACCCTCGCCCCCGCCCTGGCCTCGGCCTGTGCCATTATGGCAGCCCCGGCCCTGGCGCTCGACGCCCCGGTCGCGGCCAAGCGCGCCTGGCAGGAAACCCGCCACGGCGAAGTCGTAACGGACGATTATTACTGGCTGCGCGAAAAAAGCACGCCCGCCGTCATCGACTATCTGAAAGCGGAAAACGCCTATACCGAGGCGATGACCGCCAATCTCAAGCCGCTGGCCGACAAGGTCTTCGCCGAGATGAAGGGCCGCATGCAGGAAGCTGAGCAGAGCGCGCCGCTGCGCAGCAAAGGCTATTACTACTACTCGCGCATCGAAGCGGGCCAGCAGTACCGCTCCAACTACCGCCGCCGCGCCGGCGCCGACCATGCCTATGACCCGAAGGCGCCGGAAGAGCTGCTGCTCGACAACAACAAACTGGCCAAGGGCAAGAAATTCTTTGCGGTGGAAGGCTTTGCCGTCAGCCCCGACTCGCGCCTGCTGGCTTACACCACCGACACCACCGGCTTTCGCCAATACCAGCTGCATATCAAGGACCTGAAAACCGGCAAGCTGCTCAGCACCACCATGCCGCGCGTCACCTCGCTGGCCTGGGCCAGCGACAACAAGACCCTGTTCGTGGTGCAGGAAGACGCCACCACCAAACGCTCGGACCGCCTGTTCCGCCTGCCGCTGGGCGGTAAGCCGACCCAGCTCCGCCATGAAGCGGACGAGCTGTACAACATTGGCATCGAGACGAGTTCGGATGGCAAGTATCTGCTGCTCGGCGCGCACAGCACGGACACCAATGAAACGCGCCTGTTGCCGGCCGACCAGCCCAAGGGCGAGTTCAAGGTACTGCTGCCGCGCGAAAAAGGCCACCGCTATTTCGCCGACATGCGCGACGGCCAGGCCTACCTGATGACGAATAAGGAGGCGAAGAACTTCCGCATCGTGAGCGCGCCGCTGGCCACGCCACAGCCACAGCATTGGACCGAAGTGGTGGCGCACGACAAGGATGTGCTGCTGCAGGGCTTCTCGCTGTACCAGAACTTCCTGGTGGTGCAGGAAAAGAGCCGCGCCCTGCCGCGCACCCGCATCTATGATTTCGCCGCGCGCGACTGGAAAACCGTGCAGTTCCCGGACGAGGTCTACGCCGCCGCCACCCTGGGCTCCGCGCCAGGCAGCGTCCCGCCCGACTTCAATTCGCGCGAACTGGTGCTCCGCTATGAATCGCCGGTGGCCCCGCCCACCCTGCTGGGCATCGACATGGCCAGCGGTCAGCGCCGCGAAATCTGGCGCAAGGTCGTGCCGGGCTATGAGGCCGGCAAATACGAAACCCGCATGCTGTGGGCCACCGCGCGCGACGGCGTGCAGGTACCGCTGTGGACACTGGCCAAAAAAGGCGTGGCGCGCGACGGCAAGGCGCCGCTGCTGCTGTATGCCTACGGTTCCTACGGCATGGGCATGAACGCCACCTTCTCGGCCCGCAACCTGAGCCTGGTCGACCGCGGCGCCGTGTATGTGATGGCCTATATCCGCGGCGGCAACGAGCTGGGCGAAGCCTGGCACGACGACGGCATGCTGATGAAGAAGAAAAACACCTTCACCGACTTCATCGACGTGGCCGACTACCTGGTCAAGGAAAAATGGACCAGCCCGGACCGCCTGATCGCCGAAGGCGGCAGCGCCGGCGGCCTGCTGATGGGCGCGGTGACCAATATGCGTCCCGAGCTGTTCCGCGGCGTGCACGCGGCCGTGCCCTTCGTCGACGTGATGAACACCATGATGGATGCGTCCCTGCCGCTGACCACCGGCGAATATCTGGAATGGGGCAATCCGAACGAAAAGGCGGCCTACGACTATATGCGCAGCTACTCGCCGTACGACAATATCGAGCGCAAGGCGTATCCGGCCATGCTGGTGACGACCGGCCTGAACGACAGCCAGGTGATGTACTGGGAACCGGCCAAGTATGTGGCCAAGCTGCGCGCCCACAAGACCGACCAGCAGCCCCTGCTGCTGAAAGTGAATATGGGCGCGGGCCACGGCGGCGCGTCGGGCCGCTACGATGCGCTGCACGAGCAGGCTTTCCAGCGCGCCTGGATGCTGTCGCTGTGGGGCATCACCGAGTAA
- a CDS encoding glycerate kinase — MTSAHHATAGGERALLQRLFEAAVQAVDPLHIIAGHLPPAPKGRTIVIGAGKAAARMAQGVEQHWPGALSGLVVTRYGHGAPTRRIDVVEAGHPVPDDAAHAAALRMLDLVRGLTADDLVLCLMSGGGSALLSLPAPGLSVQEKREVHRALLKCGAPIDEMNCVRKHLSAIKGGRLALACAPARVFTLVLSDVPGDDPAVVASGPTLADASTAADALRILQKYAIPISPAVQALLGDPSQETPKPGDARLAGHGAVVIATAQQALEAAAQTARAAGYAPLILSNSMEGEARDVAIVHASLARQARQHGQPIAPPCVILSGGETSVTVRGQGRGGRNAEFLLALAIALKGLPGVHAIACDTDGIDGTEDNAGALLAPDTLARALALGLDPAALLADNDGYRFFAALGDLLVSGPTRTNVNDFRAILVNAP, encoded by the coding sequence ATGACCAGCGCACACCACGCCACGGCGGGCGGCGAACGCGCGCTGCTGCAGCGGCTGTTCGAGGCGGCGGTGCAGGCGGTCGACCCCTTGCATATCATCGCCGGCCATCTGCCGCCCGCGCCCAAGGGCCGTACCATCGTCATCGGCGCGGGCAAGGCGGCGGCGCGCATGGCCCAGGGCGTGGAGCAGCATTGGCCGGGTGCGCTCAGCGGCCTGGTCGTCACGCGCTACGGCCATGGCGCGCCGACGCGCCGGATCGACGTGGTGGAAGCGGGCCATCCGGTGCCGGACGATGCGGCCCACGCCGCCGCCCTGCGCATGCTGGATCTGGTGCGCGGCCTGACGGCGGACGATCTGGTGCTATGCCTGATGTCGGGCGGTGGCTCGGCCCTGTTGTCGCTGCCCGCGCCCGGCCTGAGCGTGCAGGAGAAGCGCGAGGTGCACCGCGCCTTGCTGAAATGCGGCGCGCCCATCGACGAGATGAACTGCGTGCGCAAACACCTGTCGGCCATCAAGGGCGGGCGGCTGGCGCTGGCCTGTGCGCCGGCGCGCGTGTTCACCCTGGTGCTGTCCGACGTGCCGGGCGACGATCCCGCCGTGGTGGCTTCCGGCCCCACCTTGGCCGACGCCAGCACGGCGGCCGATGCGCTGCGCATCCTGCAGAAATACGCGATCCCGATCTCGCCCGCCGTGCAAGCCCTGCTCGGCGACCCGTCCCAGGAAACGCCCAAACCCGGCGATGCGCGCCTGGCCGGCCATGGCGCCGTGGTGATCGCCACCGCCCAGCAGGCGTTGGAAGCGGCGGCGCAGACGGCGCGCGCGGCAGGCTATGCGCCGCTCATCCTCAGCAACAGCATGGAAGGCGAGGCGCGCGACGTGGCCATCGTCCACGCCAGCCTGGCGCGCCAGGCGCGGCAGCACGGCCAGCCGATCGCGCCGCCCTGCGTCATCCTGTCCGGCGGCGAAACCAGCGTCACCGTGCGCGGCCAAGGCCGGGGCGGGCGCAATGCCGAATTCCTGCTGGCGCTGGCGATTGCGCTGAAAGGACTGCCCGGCGTGCACGCCATCGCCTGCGACACGGACGGCATCGACGGCACCGAAGACAATGCCGGTGCCCTGCTTGCGCCCGACACCCTGGCGCGCGCCTTGGCGCTCGGCCTCGATCCCGCCGCCCTGCTGGCCGACAATGACGGCTACCGTTTCTTCGCCGCGCTGGGCGACCTGCTGGTGAGCGGTCCCACCCGCACCAATGTCAACGACTTCCGCGCCATCCTGGTCAATGCGCCATGA
- the ahpC gene encoding alkyl hydroperoxide reductase subunit C has protein sequence MSLINTQVKPFKATAYHNGKFVDLTEESLKGKWSVFVFYPADFTFVCPTELEDLADHHAEFAKLGVDVYGISTDTHFAHKAWHDTSDAIKKVQYALIGDPTGLLSRNFQVMIEEEGLALRGTFVINPEGFIKVLEVHDNGIGRDASELLRKVKAAQYVASHPGEVCPAKWTEGAATLTPSLDLVGKI, from the coding sequence ATGTCCCTGATTAACACCCAAGTCAAACCGTTCAAAGCCACCGCTTACCACAACGGCAAGTTCGTTGACCTCACCGAAGAATCCCTGAAAGGCAAATGGTCGGTCTTCGTGTTCTACCCAGCCGACTTCACTTTCGTCTGCCCAACCGAACTGGAAGACCTGGCGGACCACCACGCTGAATTCGCCAAACTGGGCGTGGACGTGTACGGCATCTCGACCGACACCCACTTCGCCCACAAAGCCTGGCACGACACCTCCGACGCCATCAAGAAAGTGCAATACGCCCTGATCGGCGACCCAACCGGCCTGCTGTCGCGCAACTTCCAAGTGATGATCGAAGAAGAAGGCCTGGCCCTGCGCGGCACCTTCGTGATCAATCCGGAAGGCTTCATCAAAGTGCTGGAAGTGCACGACAACGGCATCGGCCGCGACGCTTCCGAGCTGCTGCGCAAAGTGAAAGCCGCCCAGTACGTGGCTTCCCACCCAGGCGAAGTGTGCCCAGCCAAGTGGACCGAAGGCGCCGCCACCCTGACCCCGTCCCTGGACCTGGTCGGCAAGATCTAA
- a CDS encoding ATP-binding cassette domain-containing protein: protein MEMNTVLEISSLNYEFSTRVLFRNLNLKLGAGITWLRGQNGAGKTTLLKLAAGAMAPHGGSIRLHQEGQSAALDCAATPLAYRRQSHFCGGDTPQLPWLTVREMLDLHLALYPAADAQLLNQQLQALRLQSTLEQPVTTLSLGQHKKMQLALALTLPVRLLLIDEPFNGLDAEAVAYLQAQLADPVRLSRQCIILTSHVEPAIPLTRTLHL from the coding sequence ATGGAAATGAATACCGTGCTGGAAATCAGCAGCCTCAATTACGAATTCAGCACCCGCGTCCTGTTCCGCAATCTGAACCTGAAGCTGGGCGCCGGCATCACCTGGCTGCGCGGCCAAAACGGCGCCGGCAAAACCACCCTGCTCAAACTGGCGGCCGGCGCCATGGCGCCGCACGGCGGCAGCATCCGCCTGCACCAGGAAGGCCAAAGCGCCGCCCTCGACTGCGCCGCCACGCCGCTCGCCTACCGCCGGCAAAGCCACTTCTGCGGCGGCGACACGCCCCAGCTGCCCTGGCTCACCGTGCGCGAAATGCTCGACCTGCACCTCGCCCTCTATCCCGCCGCCGACGCGCAACTGCTCAACCAGCAACTGCAGGCGCTGCGCCTGCAATCCACGCTGGAGCAGCCGGTCACCACGCTATCGCTCGGTCAGCACAAGAAGATGCAGCTCGCGCTGGCCCTCACCCTGCCCGTGCGCCTGCTGCTGATTGACGAGCCCTTCAACGGCCTCGATGCCGAAGCCGTCGCGTATCTGCAAGCCCAGCTCGCCGACCCAGTACGCCTGAGCCGCCAATGCATCATCCTCACCAGCCACGTCGAACCGGCGATTCCCCTGACCCGCACCCTCCACCTCTAG
- a CDS encoding MFS transporter, producing the protein MGNNSGETPQDDALYGRIGRRLVPFLFLCYVVAYLDRVNVGFAKLQMQADLALSDTVYGLGAGIFFLGYFLFELPSNLLLARVGARRWIARIMLSWGLVSAATMFAAGPASFYLLRFLLGVAEAGFFPGIILYLTYWYPARRRARIVALFMSGVAVAGVLGGPLSGWIMQALAGAGGLHGWQWLFLLEALPAIVLGLWTLVYLDDGPAAARWLSDADKAAVLAALAADDGRREQMPLLAVLSSARVWLLALIYFLFVMGLYGVGFWLPQLIRNTGVSDVFEIGLLTAIPYAVAALVMIVAARHSDRTGERRWHAALAAFAGAAGLLASVHYGHHTALAMAALSLATAGILSTFPIFWSLPTAMLGGTAAAAGIAMINSIGNLAGFLSPYLVGVIKDATTSTANGMLMLAVSLLLGGVLVLLSTTSSGEMR; encoded by the coding sequence ATGGGAAACAATTCCGGGGAGACGCCGCAGGACGACGCGCTGTACGGCCGCATCGGGCGGCGCCTGGTGCCGTTCCTGTTCCTGTGCTACGTGGTGGCCTATCTCGACCGCGTAAACGTCGGCTTCGCCAAATTGCAGATGCAGGCCGATCTGGCGCTGTCGGATACCGTGTACGGCCTGGGCGCGGGCATTTTCTTCCTCGGTTACTTTCTGTTCGAGCTGCCGTCCAATCTGCTGTTGGCCCGCGTCGGTGCGCGGCGCTGGATCGCGCGCATCATGCTCAGCTGGGGCCTGGTGTCGGCCGCCACCATGTTCGCCGCCGGGCCGGCCAGCTTTTACCTGCTGCGCTTTCTGCTGGGCGTGGCGGAAGCGGGCTTCTTCCCCGGCATCATCCTGTATCTGACCTACTGGTATCCCGCGCGCCGCCGCGCCCGCATTGTGGCCCTGTTCATGAGCGGGGTGGCGGTGGCCGGTGTGCTCGGTGGGCCATTGTCGGGCTGGATCATGCAAGCCTTGGCCGGTGCGGGCGGCCTGCATGGCTGGCAGTGGCTGTTCTTGCTGGAAGCCCTGCCCGCCATTGTGCTGGGCTTGTGGACGCTGGTCTATCTGGACGATGGCCCGGCGGCGGCGCGCTGGCTGTCGGACGCGGACAAAGCCGCCGTGCTGGCTGCGCTGGCGGCCGACGACGGACGGCGCGAACAGATGCCGCTGCTGGCAGTGCTGTCCAGCGCGCGGGTCTGGCTGCTGGCGCTGATCTACTTCCTGTTCGTGATGGGGCTGTATGGGGTGGGCTTCTGGCTGCCGCAGCTGATCCGCAATACCGGCGTCAGCGATGTGTTCGAGATCGGCCTGCTGACGGCGATTCCGTATGCCGTGGCGGCGCTGGTGATGATCGTGGCGGCGCGCCATTCCGACCGCACGGGCGAGCGGCGCTGGCATGCGGCGCTGGCCGCCTTCGCCGGCGCGGCGGGCTTGCTGGCATCGGTCCATTACGGCCACCACACGGCGCTGGCGATGGCGGCGCTGAGCCTGGCCACGGCCGGCATTCTGAGCACCTTTCCGATTTTCTGGAGCCTGCCCACGGCCATGCTGGGCGGCACGGCCGCCGCCGCCGGGATTGCGATGATCAATTCGATCGGCAATCTGGCCGGTTTCCTCAGTCCCTATCTGGTGGGCGTCATCAAGGACGCCACCACCAGCACCGCCAACGGCATGCTGATGCTGGCCGTGAGCCTGCTGCTGGGCGGCGTGCTGGTGCTGCTGTCCACCACGTCGAGCGGAGAAATGCGATGA
- the ahpF gene encoding alkyl hydroperoxide reductase subunit F: MLDANLKTQLKAYLEKVVQPIEIVASLDGSAKSQELQGLLQDIQSLSDKITVVERPEAHSRKPAFSINRPGSDIGVTFAGIPMGHEFTSLVLALLQVGGHTIKLDAAVIEQIRNLDGDYNFETYISLSCHNCPEVVQALNTMSVINPRIKVTTIDGGVFPQEVEARQIMAVPMMFLNGEHFGQGRSSVEEILSKLDTGAGERQAAELNKKDVFDVLIVGGGPAGAAAAIYAARKGIKTGVVADRFGGQVLDTLAIENFVSVKETDGPKFAVALEQHVKDYEVDIMNTQRAVKLVPGKVSEIHTASGAVLKGKSVIISTGARWREINVPGEKEYRNHGVAYCPHCDGPLFKGKRVAVIGGGNSGVEAAIDLAGLVEHVTLIEFGAELRADAVLQRKLHSLKNVNVIVSAQTTEIHGDGKKVNALSYTDRNSGDSHKVELEGVFVQIGLVPNTEWLKGTMELSRHGEIVVDARGQTSVPGVFAAGDVTTVPYKQIVIAVGEGAKASLAAFDHLIRSSDDVHAA; this comes from the coding sequence ATGTTGGATGCCAATCTCAAAACCCAGTTGAAAGCCTATTTGGAAAAGGTGGTGCAGCCGATTGAGATCGTTGCATCGCTCGACGGCTCCGCCAAATCGCAGGAATTGCAAGGTCTGCTGCAGGACATCCAGTCCCTGAGCGACAAGATTACCGTGGTCGAACGCCCGGAAGCGCATAGCCGCAAGCCCGCGTTCTCGATCAACCGCCCTGGCAGCGATATCGGCGTGACCTTCGCCGGCATCCCGATGGGCCATGAATTCACCTCCCTGGTGCTGGCCCTGCTGCAAGTGGGCGGCCACACCATCAAGCTGGACGCGGCCGTGATCGAACAGATCCGCAACCTCGACGGCGACTACAACTTCGAGACGTATATCTCGCTGAGCTGCCATAACTGCCCGGAAGTGGTGCAGGCGCTCAATACCATGTCGGTGATCAATCCGCGCATCAAAGTGACCACCATCGACGGCGGCGTCTTCCCGCAGGAAGTGGAAGCGCGCCAGATCATGGCCGTGCCGATGATGTTCCTGAACGGCGAACACTTCGGCCAGGGCCGCAGCAGCGTGGAAGAGATCCTGTCCAAGCTCGACACCGGCGCTGGCGAGCGCCAGGCCGCTGAGCTGAACAAGAAAGATGTGTTCGATGTGCTGATCGTCGGCGGCGGTCCTGCCGGCGCGGCCGCGGCCATCTACGCCGCCCGCAAAGGCATCAAGACCGGCGTCGTGGCCGACCGCTTCGGCGGCCAGGTGCTGGACACCCTGGCCATCGAAAACTTCGTCTCGGTGAAAGAAACCGACGGCCCGAAATTCGCCGTGGCCCTGGAACAGCACGTCAAGGATTACGAAGTCGACATCATGAACACCCAGCGCGCCGTGAAACTGGTGCCGGGCAAGGTCAGCGAAATCCACACCGCCAGCGGTGCGGTGCTGAAAGGCAAATCGGTGATCATTTCCACCGGCGCGCGCTGGCGCGAAATCAATGTGCCGGGCGAGAAGGAATACCGCAACCATGGCGTGGCCTACTGCCCGCACTGCGACGGCCCCCTGTTCAAGGGCAAGCGCGTGGCCGTGATCGGCGGCGGCAACTCCGGCGTGGAAGCGGCGATCGACCTGGCCGGCCTGGTGGAACACGTGACGCTGATCGAATTCGGCGCCGAACTGCGCGCCGATGCCGTGCTGCAGCGCAAGCTGCACTCTTTGAAAAACGTGAACGTGATCGTCTCGGCCCAAACCACCGAGATCCACGGCGACGGCAAAAAGGTCAACGCCCTGAGCTACACCGACCGCAATAGTGGCGACTCGCACAAGGTCGAACTGGAAGGCGTGTTCGTGCAGATCGGTCTGGTGCCGAATACCGAATGGCTGAAAGGCACGATGGAACTGTCGCGCCATGGTGAAATCGTGGTCGACGCCCGCGGCCAGACTTCCGTGCCCGGCGTGTTTGCCGCCGGCGACGTGACGACGGTGCCGTACAAGCAGATCGTGATTGCCGTCGGCGAAGGCGCCAAAGCCTCCCTGGCCGCCTTCGACCACCTGATCCGCAGCAGCGACGACGTCCACGCCGCCTAA
- a CDS encoding EAL domain-containing protein — MHASPLRLPFPPRASLAGRFAFVCAVLVLCLLTSLAQAQQKVVLQLKHTHQFQFAGYYAALEKGYYREAGLDVQLVEGHGGLEPEKAVLSGKAQYGVGDSGLLLSRLSGKPLVALAVVFQHSPYALAMRQEGPGNDIRRIAGKRVMIGSLQDTQPQIDELMAYLKKEGVNTADIVRLEHSFDPNDLIVGRTDAMAVFVTNEPDYLDRAGFPYEVFSPRSAGIDFYGDNLFTSEQELNANPERVKAFRAASMRGWQYAMSHQEEIADLILNKYSRRHDRLHLLYEARQMVPLVQPVLVEIGYMNPERWQHIADIYAEQGMLPKGAAFDGFLYNMESGANLVWLYRVLGAAATLLVLGAGVHFTLLARERSRTDEAIRKGEQRFRTMFEAAPMGIALIDSVSGQFRDVNPRFLEIAGRTPMEMKASRWMDISHPDDVAPEQEKMAQLNAQQLTGFKLTKRMLRPDGGVVWVDASINAIETESHPHHLCMIEDVTEKKETEALIWQQANFDTLTQLPNRRMFLDRLQHDILKSRRDGTRIAILFIDLDHFKEVNDTLGHHQGDVLLIDAARRISACVRQSDTVARLGGDEFTVIVPELHDVERVDSIAQNIIDSLLAPFPLGQEQAFVSASIGITLYPDDAASVDDLLKHADQAMYAAKGAGRNRFSYFTPALQVAALNRMRLTNDLRGALKGNQFKLYFQPIVHLATGRIHKAEALIRWEHPQRGLVSPLEFIPLAEASGLVVAIGEWVFHESARWVQHWRREVHPDFQVSINQSPLEFQREGASYANWLRTLQQLGLPGQSLVVEITEGLLLDASSTVTDKLLQLRDAGIQVALDDFGTGYSSLSYLKKFDIDYLKIDRSFTRNLAPESSDMALSDAIIVMAHKLDLMVIAEGVETAEQRDLLAAAGCDYGQGYLFARPLPAADFDTLLKSQA; from the coding sequence GTGCACGCAAGCCCCCTCCGACTCCCTTTCCCGCCGCGTGCCAGCCTTGCTGGCCGTTTTGCTTTTGTCTGCGCCGTCCTTGTGCTGTGCCTGCTGACCAGCCTCGCGCAAGCCCAGCAGAAAGTCGTACTCCAGCTCAAGCACACCCACCAGTTCCAGTTCGCCGGCTATTACGCCGCGCTGGAAAAAGGCTATTACCGCGAGGCTGGCCTGGACGTGCAGCTGGTCGAAGGCCATGGCGGGCTGGAGCCGGAAAAGGCTGTCTTGTCGGGCAAGGCCCAGTACGGCGTGGGCGATAGCGGCTTGCTGCTGTCGCGCCTGTCCGGCAAGCCGCTGGTCGCGCTGGCCGTGGTGTTCCAGCACTCGCCCTATGCGCTGGCCATGCGCCAGGAAGGGCCGGGCAACGATATCCGCCGCATCGCCGGCAAGCGCGTCATGATCGGCTCGCTGCAAGACACCCAGCCGCAGATCGACGAGCTGATGGCCTATCTGAAGAAGGAGGGCGTGAATACCGCCGATATCGTGCGCCTCGAGCATAGCTTCGATCCCAACGACCTGATCGTCGGGCGCACCGACGCCATGGCCGTCTTCGTCACCAATGAACCCGATTACCTGGACCGCGCCGGCTTCCCCTACGAGGTCTTCAGCCCGCGCTCGGCCGGCATCGATTTTTACGGCGACAATCTGTTTACCAGCGAGCAGGAGCTCAATGCCAATCCGGAACGCGTGAAAGCCTTCCGCGCCGCCAGCATGCGCGGCTGGCAGTACGCCATGAGCCACCAGGAAGAAATCGCCGACCTGATCCTGAACAAATACTCGCGCCGCCACGACCGCCTGCACCTGCTGTACGAGGCGCGCCAGATGGTGCCGCTGGTGCAGCCGGTGCTGGTGGAAATCGGCTATATGAACCCGGAGCGCTGGCAGCACATCGCCGACATCTACGCCGAGCAGGGCATGCTGCCCAAGGGCGCCGCCTTCGACGGCTTCCTGTACAACATGGAAAGCGGCGCCAACCTGGTCTGGCTGTACCGGGTGCTGGGCGCGGCGGCCACCTTGCTGGTGCTCGGCGCTGGCGTGCACTTCACGCTGCTGGCGCGCGAGCGCAGCCGCACCGACGAGGCCATCCGCAAGGGCGAGCAGCGTTTCCGCACCATGTTCGAGGCGGCGCCCATGGGCATCGCCCTGATCGATTCGGTCAGCGGCCAGTTCCGCGACGTCAATCCGCGCTTCCTCGAAATCGCCGGCCGCACGCCGATGGAAATGAAGGCCAGCCGCTGGATGGACATCAGCCATCCCGACGATGTCGCGCCCGAGCAGGAGAAGATGGCCCAGCTCAATGCCCAGCAGCTGACCGGCTTCAAACTCACCAAGCGCATGCTGCGGCCCGACGGCGGCGTGGTCTGGGTCGATGCCTCGATCAATGCCATCGAGACCGAGAGCCACCCGCACCACCTATGCATGATCGAGGACGTGACCGAGAAAAAGGAAACCGAAGCCCTGATCTGGCAGCAGGCCAATTTCGACACCCTGACCCAGCTGCCCAACCGGCGCATGTTCCTCGACCGCCTGCAGCACGACATCCTGAAGAGCCGGCGCGACGGTACCCGCATCGCCATCCTGTTCATCGACCTCGACCACTTCAAGGAAGTCAACGACACGCTCGGCCACCACCAGGGCGATGTGCTGCTGATCGACGCCGCGCGCCGCATCAGCGCCTGCGTGCGCCAGTCCGACACCGTGGCCCGCCTGGGCGGCGACGAATTCACCGTCATCGTGCCCGAGCTGCACGATGTGGAGCGCGTCGACAGCATCGCCCAGAACATCATCGACAGCCTGCTGGCGCCCTTCCCGCTGGGGCAGGAGCAAGCCTTCGTCTCGGCCAGCATCGGCATCACGCTGTACCCGGACGACGCGGCCAGCGTGGACGACTTGCTCAAGCACGCCGACCAGGCCATGTACGCCGCCAAGGGCGCGGGCCGCAACCGTTTCAGCTATTTCACGCCGGCGCTGCAGGTGGCGGCCCTGAACCGCATGCGCCTGACCAACGACTTGCGCGGCGCGCTCAAAGGCAACCAGTTCAAGCTCTACTTCCAGCCCATCGTGCACCTGGCCACGGGCCGCATCCACAAGGCTGAAGCGCTGATCCGCTGGGAGCATCCGCAGCGCGGACTCGTGAGTCCGCTGGAATTCATCCCGCTGGCCGAAGCGAGCGGCCTGGTGGTGGCGATCGGCGAATGGGTGTTCCACGAATCGGCGCGCTGGGTGCAGCACTGGCGGCGCGAAGTGCATCCCGACTTCCAGGTCAGCATCAACCAGTCGCCGCTCGAATTCCAGCGCGAAGGCGCCAGCTACGCCAACTGGCTGCGCACCCTGCAGCAGCTGGGCCTGCCGGGCCAGTCCCTGGTGGTCGAAATCACCGAAGGCTTGCTGCTCGACGCCAGCAGCACCGTCACCGACAAGCTGCTGCAGTTGCGTGACGCCGGCATCCAGGTCGCGCTGGACGATTTCGGCACCGGCTATTCCTCGCTGTCCTACTTGAAGAAATTCGACATCGACTACCTGAAGATCGACCGCAGCTTCACGCGCAACCTGGCGCCCGAATCGAGCGATATGGCGTTGTCCGATGCTATCATCGTCATGGCCCACAAGCTCGACCTGATGGTGATCGCCGAGGGCGTGGAAACGGCCGAACAGCGCGACCTGCTGGCCGCCGCCGGCTGCGACTACGGCCAAGGCTATCTGTTCGCCCGCCCCCTGCCCGCCGCCGACTTCGACACTCTGCTCAAATCCCAGGCTTGA
- a CDS encoding nuclear transport factor 2 family protein encodes MNKAFEIAEQYLAVWNERDAVARRSKVASTFTLDADYADPMMKGAGHAGIDALIAGAQGHFPGHRFALSGTPDGHNDVVRFSWALNGPEGQQVAHGTDVAVVAADGRLSRVTGFLNSVA; translated from the coding sequence ATGAACAAGGCTTTTGAAATCGCTGAGCAGTACCTGGCTGTCTGGAATGAGCGCGATGCCGTCGCGCGCCGCAGTAAAGTGGCGTCCACCTTTACGCTGGATGCGGATTATGCCGATCCGATGATGAAAGGCGCTGGCCACGCCGGCATCGATGCGCTGATCGCCGGGGCGCAAGGCCATTTCCCCGGCCACCGCTTTGCGCTCTCGGGCACGCCGGATGGACATAACGATGTGGTGCGTTTTTCCTGGGCGTTGAACGGCCCGGAAGGCCAGCAGGTGGCCCATGGCACCGATGTCGCTGTGGTCGCTGCCGATGGGCGCTTGAGCCGCGTCACCGGCTTTTTGAACAGCGTGGCATGA